In a single window of the Sylvia atricapilla isolate bSylAtr1 chromosome 22, bSylAtr1.pri, whole genome shotgun sequence genome:
- the PLEKHM2 gene encoding pleckstrin homology domain-containing family M member 2 isoform X3 codes for MSWACTGRAWLYLALNENSLESYLRLFQENLSLLHKYYVKNALVCSHDHLTLFLTLVSGLEFIRFDLDLDAPYLDLAPYMPDYYKPQYLLDFEERLPSSVHGSDSLSLNSFNSVTSTNLEWDDSAIAPSSEDYDFGDVFPAMQTMPSRDWEDGELTDTLSCPRSTASEANGSRTAARSPTQRHNPFNEDKAESSADTTPVHVASRDKAEATPEGTDQSESCTELEVIRLAKKKKTGKKKKVKPEEVVNSPAPAAAEASGDSGVNGLSDREEPPRDRSPAAPGGPEEGGERAALGPLALRIPEMKDTSMESMGQPLSKVMDRLNGQLDPGGWHAALEPPGQPFRTGTPGETPDGSSSGDFSEGISAPMDFYRFTVESPNAAAPGGGHHDPPGLGQPSHVSRSPEAPEEEESREGEAVGAVEESERASDEPQTSQTETTDPQALCEPKKEQPSPSPSSAEDSGVEEGQGSPSELTHPSEFRVDNNHLLLLMIHVFRENEEQLFRMIRMSTGHMEGNLQLIYVLLTDCYVYLIRKGAAEKPYMVEEAVSYNELDYISVGLDQQTVTLVCTNRRKQFLLDTADMALTGFFLVSLKSAMIKGCREPPYPSILTDATMEKLALAKFVAQESKCEACDVVVRFYGLVHWEDPMDEALGPASSSYSSAENTITKDGILHYKAGTSYLGKEQWKPCFVVLSNGILYQYPDRTDVTPLLSINMGGEQCGGCRRSNTTDRPHSFQVILTDRPSLELSAENEEDMADWMQYFCQAVSKGVIPQGVAPTPCVPCCLVLTDEKAFTCHEDCQTSFFRSLGTAELTDITAISTEAGKEYCVLEFAQDSKEFLPPWVLYFSCTMELERFLSALNAAWRNIYQVDLQHKAILDAAVKKKCEDAQSLINSAWQRSDSLCRGRAERDPWC; via the exons ATGTCCTGGGCCTGTActg GCCGGGCCTGGCTGTACCTTGCCCTCAACGAAAATTCATTGGAGAGTTACTTGAGACTGTTCCAGGAGAACCTCAGCCTGCTGCACAAGTACTATGTCAA GAACGCCCTGGTCTGCAGTCATGATCATCTGACCCTGTTCTTAACACTGGTGTCCGGACTGGAGTTCATCCGCTTTGACTTGGACCTA gatgCTCCATACCTGGATCTGGCCCCCTACATGCCCGATTACTACAAGCCTCAGTACCTGCTGGACTTTGAGGAGCGCCTGCCCAGCTCCGTGCACGGCTCCGACAGCCTCTCCCTCAACTCCTTCAACTCTGTCACCTCCACCAACCTGGAATGGGACGACAGTGCCATTGCTCCATCCAGTGAGG ATTATGATTTTGGAGATGTCTTTCCAGCAATGCAGACCATGCCCAGCAGAGACTGGGAAG ACGGGGAGCTGACGGACACGCTCAGCTGCCCGCGCTCCACCGCCTCAGAGGCCAATGGCAGCAGGACCGCGGCGAGGAGCCCCACGCAGCGCCACAACCCCTTCAACGAGGACAAGGCCGAGTCCTCCGCCGACACCACGCCGGTGCACGTGGCTTCCCGGGACAAGGCAGAGGCCACCCCTGAAGGAACGGACCAGTCCgagagctgcacagagctggaggtcATCAG GTTagccaagaagaaaaagacaggcaagaagaagaaggtgaagcCTGAGGAAGTGGTGAACAGCCCAGCGCCTGCAGCAGCCGAGGccagcggggacagcggcgtCAATGGGCTGAGCGATAGGGAGGAGCCGCCGAGGGACAGGAGCCCCGCTGCCCCGGGGGGGCCAGAGGAGGGCGGGGAGCGCGCTGCCCTTGGCCCGCTGGCCCTGCGCATCCCCGAGATGAAGGACACGTCCATGGAGAGCATGGGGCAGCCCCTGAGCAAGGTCATGGACAGGCTCAATGGGCAGCTGGACCCCGGGGGCTGGCATGCTGCCCTGGAGCCCCCCGGGCAGCCCTTTCGGACCGGCACGCCAGGGGAGACCCCAGATGGATCGTCCTCTGGCGACTTTAGTGAGGGGATTTCAGCCCCCATGGACTTCTACCGATTTACCGTTGAGAGTCCAAACGCTGCTGCACCAGGTGGTGGCCACCATGACCCTCCAGGGCTTGGCCAACCGTCACATGTTTCTCGTAGCCCTGAGGCtcctgaagaagaagaaagcagagagggagaagcAGTTGGGGCAGTAGAGGAGTCTGAAAGGGCAAGTGATGAACCTCAGACTAGCCAGACAGAAACCACCGACCCCCAGGCTCTCTGTGAGCCCAAgaaggagcagcccagcccttccccaagCAGTGCTGAGGACTCTGGGGtggaggaagggcagggcagcccctcGGAGCTGACCCATCCCTCCGAGTTCAG GGTGGATAACAaccatctcctcctgctgatGATCCACGTTTTCCGGGAGAATGAGGAGCAGTTGTTCAGG ATGATCCGAATGAGCACGGGGCACATGGAAGGGAACCTGCAGTTGATCTACGTCCTGCTGACGGATTGCTACGTGTACCTGATCCGGAAAG ggGCAGCTGAGAAGCCATACATGGTGGAGGAGGCTGTGTCCTACAACGAGCTGGATTACATCTCG GTTGGGCTGGATCAGCAGACAGTGACCCTGGTGTGCACCAACCGGAGGAAGCAGTTCCTGCTTGACACTGCCGACATGGCTCTCACTGG GTTCTTCCTCGTCTCCTTGAAGTCAGCCATGATCAAAGGGTGCCGGGAGCCCCCTTATCCCAGTATCCTCACAGATGCCACTATGGAGAAACTGGCACTTGCCAAGTTTGTGGCGCAGGAGTCCAAGTGTGAG GCCTGCGACGTGGTTGTGCGTTTCTATGGCCTTGTTCACTGGGAAGACCCCATGGATGAGGCGCTGGgacctgccagcagcagctacTCCTCTGCGGAAAACACCATCACCAAGGACGGCATCCTGCACTACAAGGCAGGAACCTCCTACCTGGGCAAGGAGCAGTGGAAGCCCTGCTTCGTGGTGCTCAG CAATGGGATATTGTACCAGTACCCAGATCGGACAGACGTCACCCCTTTGCTCTCCATCAACATGGG CGGCGAGCAGTGCGGGGGATGCCGGCGTTCCAACACCACCGACCGGCCCCACTCCTTCCAGGTGATCCTGACAGACCGGccctccctggagctgagcGCTGAGAATGAGGAGGACATGGCAGACTGGATGCAGTACTTCTGCCAGGCTGTCTCCAAAGGG GTGATCCCCCAGGGTGTTGCCCCAACACCATGCGTTCCCTGCTGCCTGGTGCTGACAGATGAGAAGGCTTTCACATGCCACGAGGACTGTCAGACGAGCTTCTTCCGCTCGCTGGGAACTGCAGAGCTGACAGACATCACAGCCATCTCCACGGAGGCCGGCAAGGAGTACTGTGTCCTG GAGTTTGCTCAGGACAGCAAGGAGTTCCTGCCCCCCTGGGTTCTTTATTTTAGTTGCACTATGGAACTGGAGAGGTTCCTGTCAGCACTGAACGCTGCGTGGAGGAACATCTACCAA GTCGATCTCCAGCACAAGGCCATTCTGGATGCTGCTGTGAAGAAGAAATGTGAGGATGCCCAGAGCCTCATCAACAGTGCCTGGCAGCGCAGCGACAGCCTCTGCCGGGGACGGGCCGAGCGGGACCCCTGGTGTTAA
- the PLEKHM2 gene encoding pleckstrin homology domain-containing family M member 2 isoform X1, with translation MEPAEVKDRILENISLSVKKLQSYFAACEDETPAIRNHDKVLQRLCEHLDHALLYGLQDLSSGYWVLVVHFTRREAIKQIEVLQHVATNLGRSRAWLYLALNENSLESYLRLFQENLSLLHKYYVKNALVCSHDHLTLFLTLVSGLEFIRFDLDLDAPYLDLAPYMPDYYKPQYLLDFEERLPSSVHGSDSLSLNSFNSVTSTNLEWDDSAIAPSSEDYDFGDVFPAMQTMPSRDWEDGELTDTLSCPRSTASEANGSRTAARSPTQRHNPFNEDKAESSADTTPVHVASRDKAEATPEGTDQSESCTELEVIRLAKKKKTGKKKKVKPEEVVNSPAPAAAEASGDSGVNGLSDREEPPRDRSPAAPGGPEEGGERAALGPLALRIPEMKDTSMESMGQPLSKVMDRLNGQLDPGGWHAALEPPGQPFRTGTPGETPDGSSSGDFSEGISAPMDFYRFTVESPNAAAPGGGHHDPPGLGQPSHVSRSPEAPEEEESREGEAVGAVEESERASDEPQTSQTETTDPQALCEPKKEQPSPSPSSAEDSGVEEGQGSPSELTHPSEFRVDNNHLLLLMIHVFRENEEQLFRMIRMSTGHMEGNLQLIYVLLTDCYVYLIRKGAAEKPYMVEEAVSYNELDYISVGLDQQTVTLVCTNRRKQFLLDTADMALTGFFLVSLKSAMIKGCREPPYPSILTDATMEKLALAKFVAQESKCEACDVVVRFYGLVHWEDPMDEALGPASSSYSSAENTITKDGILHYKAGTSYLGKEQWKPCFVVLSNGILYQYPDRTDVTPLLSINMGGEQCGGCRRSNTTDRPHSFQVILTDRPSLELSAENEEDMADWMQYFCQAVSKGVIPQGVAPTPCVPCCLVLTDEKAFTCHEDCQTSFFRSLGTAELTDITAISTEAGKEYCVLEFAQDSKEFLPPWVLYFSCTMELERFLSALNAAWRNIYQVDLQHKAILDAAVKKKCEDAQSLINSAWQRSDSLCRGRAERDPWC, from the exons ctgcagagctaCTTCGCTGCCTGTGAAGATGAGACACCAGCCATCAGAAACCATGACAAGGTCCTGCAGCGGCTCTGTGAACACCTGGACCACGCTCTGCTCTATGG ACTGCAAGATCTTTCCTCAGGGTACTGGGTTCTGGTAGTTCACTTCACACGCCGGGAAGCCATCAAACAGATCGAAGTGCTGCAGCACGTGGCCACCAACCTGGGACGCA GCCGGGCCTGGCTGTACCTTGCCCTCAACGAAAATTCATTGGAGAGTTACTTGAGACTGTTCCAGGAGAACCTCAGCCTGCTGCACAAGTACTATGTCAA GAACGCCCTGGTCTGCAGTCATGATCATCTGACCCTGTTCTTAACACTGGTGTCCGGACTGGAGTTCATCCGCTTTGACTTGGACCTA gatgCTCCATACCTGGATCTGGCCCCCTACATGCCCGATTACTACAAGCCTCAGTACCTGCTGGACTTTGAGGAGCGCCTGCCCAGCTCCGTGCACGGCTCCGACAGCCTCTCCCTCAACTCCTTCAACTCTGTCACCTCCACCAACCTGGAATGGGACGACAGTGCCATTGCTCCATCCAGTGAGG ATTATGATTTTGGAGATGTCTTTCCAGCAATGCAGACCATGCCCAGCAGAGACTGGGAAG ACGGGGAGCTGACGGACACGCTCAGCTGCCCGCGCTCCACCGCCTCAGAGGCCAATGGCAGCAGGACCGCGGCGAGGAGCCCCACGCAGCGCCACAACCCCTTCAACGAGGACAAGGCCGAGTCCTCCGCCGACACCACGCCGGTGCACGTGGCTTCCCGGGACAAGGCAGAGGCCACCCCTGAAGGAACGGACCAGTCCgagagctgcacagagctggaggtcATCAG GTTagccaagaagaaaaagacaggcaagaagaagaaggtgaagcCTGAGGAAGTGGTGAACAGCCCAGCGCCTGCAGCAGCCGAGGccagcggggacagcggcgtCAATGGGCTGAGCGATAGGGAGGAGCCGCCGAGGGACAGGAGCCCCGCTGCCCCGGGGGGGCCAGAGGAGGGCGGGGAGCGCGCTGCCCTTGGCCCGCTGGCCCTGCGCATCCCCGAGATGAAGGACACGTCCATGGAGAGCATGGGGCAGCCCCTGAGCAAGGTCATGGACAGGCTCAATGGGCAGCTGGACCCCGGGGGCTGGCATGCTGCCCTGGAGCCCCCCGGGCAGCCCTTTCGGACCGGCACGCCAGGGGAGACCCCAGATGGATCGTCCTCTGGCGACTTTAGTGAGGGGATTTCAGCCCCCATGGACTTCTACCGATTTACCGTTGAGAGTCCAAACGCTGCTGCACCAGGTGGTGGCCACCATGACCCTCCAGGGCTTGGCCAACCGTCACATGTTTCTCGTAGCCCTGAGGCtcctgaagaagaagaaagcagagagggagaagcAGTTGGGGCAGTAGAGGAGTCTGAAAGGGCAAGTGATGAACCTCAGACTAGCCAGACAGAAACCACCGACCCCCAGGCTCTCTGTGAGCCCAAgaaggagcagcccagcccttccccaagCAGTGCTGAGGACTCTGGGGtggaggaagggcagggcagcccctcGGAGCTGACCCATCCCTCCGAGTTCAG GGTGGATAACAaccatctcctcctgctgatGATCCACGTTTTCCGGGAGAATGAGGAGCAGTTGTTCAGG ATGATCCGAATGAGCACGGGGCACATGGAAGGGAACCTGCAGTTGATCTACGTCCTGCTGACGGATTGCTACGTGTACCTGATCCGGAAAG ggGCAGCTGAGAAGCCATACATGGTGGAGGAGGCTGTGTCCTACAACGAGCTGGATTACATCTCG GTTGGGCTGGATCAGCAGACAGTGACCCTGGTGTGCACCAACCGGAGGAAGCAGTTCCTGCTTGACACTGCCGACATGGCTCTCACTGG GTTCTTCCTCGTCTCCTTGAAGTCAGCCATGATCAAAGGGTGCCGGGAGCCCCCTTATCCCAGTATCCTCACAGATGCCACTATGGAGAAACTGGCACTTGCCAAGTTTGTGGCGCAGGAGTCCAAGTGTGAG GCCTGCGACGTGGTTGTGCGTTTCTATGGCCTTGTTCACTGGGAAGACCCCATGGATGAGGCGCTGGgacctgccagcagcagctacTCCTCTGCGGAAAACACCATCACCAAGGACGGCATCCTGCACTACAAGGCAGGAACCTCCTACCTGGGCAAGGAGCAGTGGAAGCCCTGCTTCGTGGTGCTCAG CAATGGGATATTGTACCAGTACCCAGATCGGACAGACGTCACCCCTTTGCTCTCCATCAACATGGG CGGCGAGCAGTGCGGGGGATGCCGGCGTTCCAACACCACCGACCGGCCCCACTCCTTCCAGGTGATCCTGACAGACCGGccctccctggagctgagcGCTGAGAATGAGGAGGACATGGCAGACTGGATGCAGTACTTCTGCCAGGCTGTCTCCAAAGGG GTGATCCCCCAGGGTGTTGCCCCAACACCATGCGTTCCCTGCTGCCTGGTGCTGACAGATGAGAAGGCTTTCACATGCCACGAGGACTGTCAGACGAGCTTCTTCCGCTCGCTGGGAACTGCAGAGCTGACAGACATCACAGCCATCTCCACGGAGGCCGGCAAGGAGTACTGTGTCCTG GAGTTTGCTCAGGACAGCAAGGAGTTCCTGCCCCCCTGGGTTCTTTATTTTAGTTGCACTATGGAACTGGAGAGGTTCCTGTCAGCACTGAACGCTGCGTGGAGGAACATCTACCAA GTCGATCTCCAGCACAAGGCCATTCTGGATGCTGCTGTGAAGAAGAAATGTGAGGATGCCCAGAGCCTCATCAACAGTGCCTGGCAGCGCAGCGACAGCCTCTGCCGGGGACGGGCCGAGCGGGACCCCTGGTGTTAA
- the PLEKHM2 gene encoding pleckstrin homology domain-containing family M member 2 isoform X2: MEPAEVKDRILENISLSVKKLQSYFAACEDETPAIRNHDKVLQRLCEHLDHALLYGLQDLSSGYWVLVVHFTRREAIKQIEVLQHVATNLGRSRAWLYLALNENSLESYLRLFQENLSLLHKYYVKNALVCSHDHLTLFLTLVSGLEFIRFDLDLDAPYLDLAPYMPDYYKPQYLLDFEERLPSSVHGSDSLSLNSFNSVTSTNLEWDDSAIAPSSEDGELTDTLSCPRSTASEANGSRTAARSPTQRHNPFNEDKAESSADTTPVHVASRDKAEATPEGTDQSESCTELEVIRLAKKKKTGKKKKVKPEEVVNSPAPAAAEASGDSGVNGLSDREEPPRDRSPAAPGGPEEGGERAALGPLALRIPEMKDTSMESMGQPLSKVMDRLNGQLDPGGWHAALEPPGQPFRTGTPGETPDGSSSGDFSEGISAPMDFYRFTVESPNAAAPGGGHHDPPGLGQPSHVSRSPEAPEEEESREGEAVGAVEESERASDEPQTSQTETTDPQALCEPKKEQPSPSPSSAEDSGVEEGQGSPSELTHPSEFRVDNNHLLLLMIHVFRENEEQLFRMIRMSTGHMEGNLQLIYVLLTDCYVYLIRKGAAEKPYMVEEAVSYNELDYISVGLDQQTVTLVCTNRRKQFLLDTADMALTGFFLVSLKSAMIKGCREPPYPSILTDATMEKLALAKFVAQESKCEACDVVVRFYGLVHWEDPMDEALGPASSSYSSAENTITKDGILHYKAGTSYLGKEQWKPCFVVLSNGILYQYPDRTDVTPLLSINMGGEQCGGCRRSNTTDRPHSFQVILTDRPSLELSAENEEDMADWMQYFCQAVSKGVIPQGVAPTPCVPCCLVLTDEKAFTCHEDCQTSFFRSLGTAELTDITAISTEAGKEYCVLEFAQDSKEFLPPWVLYFSCTMELERFLSALNAAWRNIYQVDLQHKAILDAAVKKKCEDAQSLINSAWQRSDSLCRGRAERDPWC, from the exons ctgcagagctaCTTCGCTGCCTGTGAAGATGAGACACCAGCCATCAGAAACCATGACAAGGTCCTGCAGCGGCTCTGTGAACACCTGGACCACGCTCTGCTCTATGG ACTGCAAGATCTTTCCTCAGGGTACTGGGTTCTGGTAGTTCACTTCACACGCCGGGAAGCCATCAAACAGATCGAAGTGCTGCAGCACGTGGCCACCAACCTGGGACGCA GCCGGGCCTGGCTGTACCTTGCCCTCAACGAAAATTCATTGGAGAGTTACTTGAGACTGTTCCAGGAGAACCTCAGCCTGCTGCACAAGTACTATGTCAA GAACGCCCTGGTCTGCAGTCATGATCATCTGACCCTGTTCTTAACACTGGTGTCCGGACTGGAGTTCATCCGCTTTGACTTGGACCTA gatgCTCCATACCTGGATCTGGCCCCCTACATGCCCGATTACTACAAGCCTCAGTACCTGCTGGACTTTGAGGAGCGCCTGCCCAGCTCCGTGCACGGCTCCGACAGCCTCTCCCTCAACTCCTTCAACTCTGTCACCTCCACCAACCTGGAATGGGACGACAGTGCCATTGCTCCATCCAGTGAGG ACGGGGAGCTGACGGACACGCTCAGCTGCCCGCGCTCCACCGCCTCAGAGGCCAATGGCAGCAGGACCGCGGCGAGGAGCCCCACGCAGCGCCACAACCCCTTCAACGAGGACAAGGCCGAGTCCTCCGCCGACACCACGCCGGTGCACGTGGCTTCCCGGGACAAGGCAGAGGCCACCCCTGAAGGAACGGACCAGTCCgagagctgcacagagctggaggtcATCAG GTTagccaagaagaaaaagacaggcaagaagaagaaggtgaagcCTGAGGAAGTGGTGAACAGCCCAGCGCCTGCAGCAGCCGAGGccagcggggacagcggcgtCAATGGGCTGAGCGATAGGGAGGAGCCGCCGAGGGACAGGAGCCCCGCTGCCCCGGGGGGGCCAGAGGAGGGCGGGGAGCGCGCTGCCCTTGGCCCGCTGGCCCTGCGCATCCCCGAGATGAAGGACACGTCCATGGAGAGCATGGGGCAGCCCCTGAGCAAGGTCATGGACAGGCTCAATGGGCAGCTGGACCCCGGGGGCTGGCATGCTGCCCTGGAGCCCCCCGGGCAGCCCTTTCGGACCGGCACGCCAGGGGAGACCCCAGATGGATCGTCCTCTGGCGACTTTAGTGAGGGGATTTCAGCCCCCATGGACTTCTACCGATTTACCGTTGAGAGTCCAAACGCTGCTGCACCAGGTGGTGGCCACCATGACCCTCCAGGGCTTGGCCAACCGTCACATGTTTCTCGTAGCCCTGAGGCtcctgaagaagaagaaagcagagagggagaagcAGTTGGGGCAGTAGAGGAGTCTGAAAGGGCAAGTGATGAACCTCAGACTAGCCAGACAGAAACCACCGACCCCCAGGCTCTCTGTGAGCCCAAgaaggagcagcccagcccttccccaagCAGTGCTGAGGACTCTGGGGtggaggaagggcagggcagcccctcGGAGCTGACCCATCCCTCCGAGTTCAG GGTGGATAACAaccatctcctcctgctgatGATCCACGTTTTCCGGGAGAATGAGGAGCAGTTGTTCAGG ATGATCCGAATGAGCACGGGGCACATGGAAGGGAACCTGCAGTTGATCTACGTCCTGCTGACGGATTGCTACGTGTACCTGATCCGGAAAG ggGCAGCTGAGAAGCCATACATGGTGGAGGAGGCTGTGTCCTACAACGAGCTGGATTACATCTCG GTTGGGCTGGATCAGCAGACAGTGACCCTGGTGTGCACCAACCGGAGGAAGCAGTTCCTGCTTGACACTGCCGACATGGCTCTCACTGG GTTCTTCCTCGTCTCCTTGAAGTCAGCCATGATCAAAGGGTGCCGGGAGCCCCCTTATCCCAGTATCCTCACAGATGCCACTATGGAGAAACTGGCACTTGCCAAGTTTGTGGCGCAGGAGTCCAAGTGTGAG GCCTGCGACGTGGTTGTGCGTTTCTATGGCCTTGTTCACTGGGAAGACCCCATGGATGAGGCGCTGGgacctgccagcagcagctacTCCTCTGCGGAAAACACCATCACCAAGGACGGCATCCTGCACTACAAGGCAGGAACCTCCTACCTGGGCAAGGAGCAGTGGAAGCCCTGCTTCGTGGTGCTCAG CAATGGGATATTGTACCAGTACCCAGATCGGACAGACGTCACCCCTTTGCTCTCCATCAACATGGG CGGCGAGCAGTGCGGGGGATGCCGGCGTTCCAACACCACCGACCGGCCCCACTCCTTCCAGGTGATCCTGACAGACCGGccctccctggagctgagcGCTGAGAATGAGGAGGACATGGCAGACTGGATGCAGTACTTCTGCCAGGCTGTCTCCAAAGGG GTGATCCCCCAGGGTGTTGCCCCAACACCATGCGTTCCCTGCTGCCTGGTGCTGACAGATGAGAAGGCTTTCACATGCCACGAGGACTGTCAGACGAGCTTCTTCCGCTCGCTGGGAACTGCAGAGCTGACAGACATCACAGCCATCTCCACGGAGGCCGGCAAGGAGTACTGTGTCCTG GAGTTTGCTCAGGACAGCAAGGAGTTCCTGCCCCCCTGGGTTCTTTATTTTAGTTGCACTATGGAACTGGAGAGGTTCCTGTCAGCACTGAACGCTGCGTGGAGGAACATCTACCAA GTCGATCTCCAGCACAAGGCCATTCTGGATGCTGCTGTGAAGAAGAAATGTGAGGATGCCCAGAGCCTCATCAACAGTGCCTGGCAGCGCAGCGACAGCCTCTGCCGGGGACGGGCCGAGCGGGACCCCTGGTGTTAA